In Candidatus Coatesbacteria bacterium, the DNA window ACACCATCGAGATCGCTCCGGACATGAACTTCGATCCTCAACACACGCGCTACTACGTCGTGGGCACTAATCTGCTCTACGATGTGACCGATCTCCCCGACGGACGGCATTATTGGCGGGTGATGGCCGAGGATCCCGCCGGTGGCTTCCGCTTCTCCAGCGAAGTGCGCTACTTCTTCCAGAGCGTCAACGACAGCCCACAGGCCATCTCGGCCAGCGCCTTCGACGTCGGCGGCAACCCGGGGATCGACGAGGGCGACTACGTCGACATCGTCTTCGAGGAATCCGTCGAGGACGCCGACGGCTGGACGGACATCGACGAGCTGTTGCCACTGCAAAGCGACCATAGCTGGAACGACGGCTCGGGGACCATCGCCGACTACCAGTACCTGACCACGGACGTCTACAACGACACCCTGCGGGTCACCCTCCACGCCTACGACGGCGACGGCCCGACCGTCGAGCCCGGCGACGTGATCGACTTCGACAACAACAACGGCCTGCTGACCGACCTGACGGGCAACCCGATCCAGGGAACGGTGACCATCGGCGGCAGCTTCGGCTCCGGCGGTCCGGTGTTCGATGTCGCCCATCCCTTCAACCTCTACCTGGAGTATGCTCAGTCCAACGAGCTGACCTGCGCCTTCGACTCCGGCGCGCCGACGGAGGTTACCATGTACTACGCCCCCGGCGGCACGCTGGATTGGCAGTCCCAGGCGATGACCTACGATTCCGCCGACGACCTGTGGATGGTCGAACTGGCTCCGGCCGACCTCGACATCAGCGGGATCGTCTACGGCTTCCACGCCGTCGACACCGACGGCGGCGAGAGCTGGTTCCCCGACGGACTATTGGCCGGCGAGGCCGCGCTCTATCCCGTCGTCCACGCCGACAGCTACGAGGTCTATCCGGAACTGCCCGTCGGCGACGAGGTGACCGACTACCGCTTGATCAGCCTGCCCGCCGTCTTCCCCGACGGCGCCGACGGGCCCGAGGACCAGTTCACCCAGGAGCTGGGCGCCTACGATGTGACGGCCTGGCGCCTGTTCGATTACGACAATCCCAGCGGCGATTACGTGGAGTTCGACCCCGCGGCCGATAACTGCCGCTTGAACCCCGGGGCGGTCTACTGGATGATCACCCGGGACGGACTGCCCACGGTGACTCTCGAGGACTTCATCACCCTGGACAGCGGTTCCCGCTTCACCTACCAGCTCAGCGCCGGTTGGAACTGGATCGCCACCCCCTTCCCCTACGACGTGGAATGGTTGGACTGCTACACCGACGGCGTGACCGTCGAAGAGCCGATCCCCTACTACGGCGACTACAGCACTACCAGCGACGGGCTCTACCTGCTAGAAGGCTACTGGCTTTACGCCGAAGGCGACGGCGAGCTCTACATCCCGCCGCTGCGCTACGACGGCGGAACCCTAAACGGTGGCGCCCCCGTCGTCGCTCCGGAAGCCGACAGAAGTAGTGGGGCCCTCACCTCGAAGGGTTCCGGGACCCTGCCCGCCGCCGCCCTCGCCCATCCCAACCTTAACCCGGGCGGCGAGGCCTCGACCAGCCGCGTGGCCGATCATCCGGCCCTCGTCGCCGACGACCACGGCGACGGCGGGCGCTGGCGGCTGGACTTCGAGCTGCGCGACGCCGCCGGTCGCGACGCCCTGCACTACCTGGGAGTAGAACCCGACGCCGCCGACGGTCCCGATCCCCACGACCGCCACGATCCCCCCGCCCCCGCCGGAACGCCCAACCTGAGCTTCATCGGCAAGGACGCAGAGGCCTACTACAGCGACCTGCGCGCCCCGATTACCGACGGCGAGATCTGGGAGTTCCACACTACCGCAGCGGGAACCGCCGAGCTGCGCTGGCGTCTGGACGGCCGACCCGCCGGCTGCGCCGCCCTACTGGAGACTCCGGCCGGACGGATCGTCGATCTCCTGGCCGAGGAGAGTATTACCCTCAGCGCCGCCGAGACCGGTAGCGGCCTGCCCTGCCGCGTCTACATCGGTACGCCGGAATGGCTGGACGGCGAGTTCAGCGCCCGCAGCCTGACTTTGGCCCAGAGCTACCCCAATCCCGCCGCCGGTCTGGCCCGGATCGAGTTCAGCCTGCCCGCGGCCGCCGAGGTCGAGCTGACCGTCTACGACCTGGCCGGGCGCCGGGTGGACACCCTCGTCGACGGCCCGCTGGCCGCCGGACGCCACGCCGTCGCCTGGGACGCCGCCACCGTATCCCCCGGCGTCTACCTTTACCGCCTGACGACCCCGGACGACATCCTCACCCGCCGGCTGGTCATCGCCCGCTAACCTTGCAACACCCACCAAAAACGACCGGGAGGGGCCGCCCCTCCCGGTCGTCATTTCTTCTGGCATCCGCAAACACAGCAAGCGCAAAGATCGTCAGCCAACAAGCCTCCCCCGGCGACGGCACACTTCTTGCTTTCCGCGGTCTCCCCGCGCCGGGAGACCGCGGGCAACAAGTGCGCCGTCGCCTGAACCGTCAAGCGGTCCCACGGGTTCGGGGCGTTGGGGACTGAGGTCCGGCGCGCGTTTTTGCGCCGAACTCACCGCGCGGTGAGTTCGGCTGATGCAAAAACCGTGCCGGACCGGTCAGTGGCGGGGGGCTCAGCCGGATCCGTCGGCGACCGCCGGGGGGCGCCGGGTTGCGGGGAGGTGTTCGACGAGGAGCTCGCCGAGCAGGGCCACGCGGACGTCGGCCCCCAGGCGGGTCAGGGCGGCCTCGAGCTGGATGGCGCAGCCGGGACAGGCGGTGGCCACAACGTCGGCACCGCTGGCGATGATATGCCGGGCCTTGCGCTCGCCAACGGCCGCCGCCGTCTCCGGGAACTTGGCGAAATAGCTCCCCGCTCCGCCACAGCAGACATCCTTCTCGGCCATTTCGACATAGTTACCCAGGCGCTCCAACAGCGGCTCGGCGAGGTCGAGGCCCAGATGACGGGCCAGGTGGCAGGGCTGGTGCCAGGTAATCGTGAGTCCCTCGTCATACCGCAGGGGCAGGCGCTCGAGCTTGTCGGCCAGGAACTCCTGCAGCGTCAGGGTTTGCTCCAGCAGACCGTCGTAGTGTTCGCGCAGGAAGGAGGCGCAGGAGGCGCAGGCCGTCAACACGCCGTCGAGGTGCCGGTCGCTGAAGGCCGAAGCGTTTCGCAGCCGCAACTGGTTGGCGGCGCGGCGGTCACCGGAACCCCAGGCCGGCAGTCCGCAGCAGACCTGTCCCGGCGGGGCGACGAGGGTCACCCCGGCCAGGCGGGCCAGGCGGACGACGGCCGCGGCGGCGGTTGGGTAGCCCAGATCGACGGCGCAGCCGACGAACAGGCCCCAGCGCTCGGCGCCTGAACCCGCCTCGTTTAAGAGCTCCCCACGACCGACAGTGAAGGGCTCCCGGGCCAGGGTCGGCGGCACCAACCGCGGTGACAGTCCGGCCAGGGGCAGCAGTAGACGGTAGAGACCCGCCAGGGCGCGTTGAACGCGCTGGCCTGCGCTCAGCTTGTCACCGGAGGGTCTACCGAACAGGCCCAGCAGGCGGGAGCCCCAATGCTGCAGGCGGCCGATCAGAGTGGCGACTGCCGTCAGAACGTCCCGGCGGGGCAACAGCCAGCGCAGCAGGAACAGGGCCAGGAGACCCCGACCGCGTTTGTGATGGATGCGCTCCCGGGCGGCGTACAACAGCTCGTCGGTGCGCACCCCGCCGGGGCAGGCCTCGACACACAGGCGGCAGCCCAGGCAGTTATCGATCAGGTGCCCCAGCTCGGCGTCGTAATCGAGGACACCCTCCTCGGCTGCGGTCAGCAGCTTCAGCTTGCCCCGGGCCACGGATGCCTCGGCGCCCTCGACGGCGAAGACGGGGCAGACCGCCCGGCACTTGCCGCAGGCGACGCAGCGCTCCAGCTCGGCACGAAAGCCCCGCGGCTCACTCACCGCCATCAGCGCTCCCGCTTGAGGAGGTGAAGATATCGTAGAGTCTGTCCGGATCGCCGACGGGACCGTTGTCGAGGAGCTCGGGGGACAATCCCGCGCCCTCGAGGACCGTCCGTAACAGACGCTCGTAGAGCTCCACGTCGCCCTGACGGCCGCTGCGTTTACTCTCCTGCAGGCTTTGACGGTAGGTGGCCGCCTCGTGGGCCACGGCGCCGAGGCGGAACAGCCTGCGGGCCTGGGTTCCATAGGCCCGCGCCACGTCATGCTCCAGGATCGCTCCCTGCTCCTCGAACCACGCGGCCAACTGGGTGATATCGTAATCGGCGGCCGGTCGGGAAAGCTCGACATCCAGCCCGCCCAGGCGCAGAACGACGTCCTCCAGGGTGCGCTGGAGCTCGGCGAGGAGCTTGCGGGCGGTGGTGTGTGATTGGTCGTCCAGACCGAGTTTGACCAGCCGTTCCACGGCTCGACTGAACAGCCGCGCCCGACCGAACTCGTACCCGGCGGCGAACAGCTGACGCTCGATGTATTCTTCGCTCATACCTGCTCCGTAGCGCTGGAAGGTCTGCCACTTCAGGAATCGGTGGTTTCCGTCGCGACGTTATCGTCTGCGGACGCGAAAAAGTGCAGAAACAGGGGGATGATGATGGGGTAGCTCACCCCCAAAGGCCGGGCGATGTCCGAAGCGAAGAGAACACAGGCGGCCGTGACGGGCAGGACGATCAGCAGGCAGGCGCGGAAGAGGAAAGCGTCGCGCCGCAGGTTGAGCAGACCGACCCAGAGAAAGGTGAAGGCGAAGAAGGTTCGGGCGGCGATCTCCCCCCAACCCGACCAGCTCAGCAGGCGGGCGGCGCAGACGGGTAAATCGCCTTTGAGCAATCGGCAACTATAGCCGACCTCGTCGAACCAGCCGCCGAGACACACCCGCAGTAATCCGTAAGCGAGCACCGGGGCCAGGACGGCGGGCGGCTGAACAGCAGACAATCTCGGACGAGCGCCATGATCCGATTGAACCCGTGGTATTTACGCAGGCATTTGTCGAACAGCCAGGCGGCCGGATATGGGGATACGGCGTTGATGATTAAGCAGGGGGATCATCACAGGAAATGAACACCAGCTATTGCAGTTGGGTTCTTCCAGCGGCGTGAACGAGTCTGCTATCCCGTCACCGACGAGACGAGCAATGTGGCGGGGAAGTGCGGGTCGGAGTACCGGCACGCCAGCTGTTCCAGCTGCAATTACCGCCATCACTACCGCTGCGCCGACGGGCGGCATCAGTGCAAGCGTTACGGCAAGCTGTTCAAGCAGCGTCCCCGGGGGCGTCGCACCGCGCCGTCGTCGGGAAAAACGCGGCGAGACAGTGTGTCTGTTCCGGTTCAACGTCCCGGCGGCGCGGGTCGCAACGGTCCCAGGCAACCGGCGTAATACGACATATCGTCACGACAAGCGAATCCGCCGGCGCCTCGCCGTCGCTCGCCAGGCCGAGCTGGACCCGATCAGCTACACCGTTACGCCGACGGCCGGCGGGCCTGGACGAAACTGTCACTCAACGGCTTCCACCACAGGCGGATCAACCACCAGGAAGAGTTCGCCAACGGAAAGAACCATCTCAACGGCCTCGAGAACTTCCGGGGCTACGCCAAACGCCGCCAAAAAGCCTCATGGAGGATTAAAGCGTAACTGCAGACTCTCGATCCGGTTAAGTTCTTTCAGATTAAAGCATCGCGACGACGAAAGCGCGTTAAACTACCGCAGGAGCATACTTCAAGCTTGTTTATAATTAGCTGATAATCCCTAGGCAGATCGGGGCGCAGGGCGGCGGCGTCAGTCGGTGCAGGGCTCCCACCAGCGGGGGGACGAGCGGGCGATAGCGGTAAGGCGGTGGTGGTAGTGACAGGTCGCGGCCGTCTCGAGGTAGATCACCGTGTCGTTCCAGTCGACACCGTAATTCCAGGCCTCCCACCAGTGGTCGATCAAACCAGCGGCGTCGGCGGCGCCGGCGTCGTCCAGCGAGCCCAGGTCCGGGAAGCCCTCCAGGTAGGCCGGATCGTCGAAGGGGGGACCGCCGGTGAAGTAGCCGGCATTGACGGCCGGTTCGGGCGGGTAGAGCTGGCGCAGGACTACGATGGTCGTCAACGAAGCCAGCAGCAGATGCACCCCCCATCGTCGACGCTTCCGGTCACCGGGTCCGCAAGCCCGGTTCATGATCCTCCTTCCGGTTGGTTCAGTTCCGTTCCAGCATATCGCAGAAGGCCTCCAGCCGGGTCGTCACCCCGGCGTAGCCGGACTGCTCGTCGACCTGCAGGATCAACAACGGTACGCCGGCCCGCTTGGCGGCCAGCTCCAGGTACTTGCCGACGAAGGCGTCGGGGCCGCAGGTGGCCGAGGTGACGTGAACCAGCCCGCGGATCGGGCTGTCGCTCTTCAGGCCCCGCCCCAGGGCCAGGCGGCGCAGGTAGCCGGTGCGGGAGAGCGCGGCGCCGTCGAGCTGCTCCCGGCAAAGGCCGTAGCGCAGCAGGAACAGGCCGGCGTCGCAGACGATGTTGGAGAGGTGCCAGAACAGGGGCCGC includes these proteins:
- a CDS encoding T9SS type A sorting domain-containing protein, with the protein product TIEIAPDMNFDPQHTRYYVVGTNLLYDVTDLPDGRHYWRVMAEDPAGGFRFSSEVRYFFQSVNDSPQAISASAFDVGGNPGIDEGDYVDIVFEESVEDADGWTDIDELLPLQSDHSWNDGSGTIADYQYLTTDVYNDTLRVTLHAYDGDGPTVEPGDVIDFDNNNGLLTDLTGNPIQGTVTIGGSFGSGGPVFDVAHPFNLYLEYAQSNELTCAFDSGAPTEVTMYYAPGGTLDWQSQAMTYDSADDLWMVELAPADLDISGIVYGFHAVDTDGGESWFPDGLLAGEAALYPVVHADSYEVYPELPVGDEVTDYRLISLPAVFPDGADGPEDQFTQELGAYDVTAWRLFDYDNPSGDYVEFDPAADNCRLNPGAVYWMITRDGLPTVTLEDFITLDSGSRFTYQLSAGWNWIATPFPYDVEWLDCYTDGVTVEEPIPYYGDYSTTSDGLYLLEGYWLYAEGDGELYIPPLRYDGGTLNGGAPVVAPEADRSSGALTSKGSGTLPAAALAHPNLNPGGEASTSRVADHPALVADDHGDGGRWRLDFELRDAAGRDALHYLGVEPDAADGPDPHDRHDPPAPAGTPNLSFIGKDAEAYYSDLRAPITDGEIWEFHTTAAGTAELRWRLDGRPAGCAALLETPAGRIVDLLAEESITLSAAETGSGLPCRVYIGTPEWLDGEFSARSLTLAQSYPNPAAGLARIEFSLPAAAEVELTVYDLAGRRVDTLVDGPLAAGRHAVAWDAATVSPGVYLYRLTTPDDILTRRLVIAR
- a CDS encoding 4Fe-4S dicluster domain-containing protein, whose amino-acid sequence is MSSFPDRPPITISPSWPRGSRSRERSWSMTWRGPMEPRPAGCSASAPWPTRRPPTVKACRRVNAAAVRATWSSTSVCYGRSSRARDCPPSSSTTVPSAIRTDSTISSPPQAGALMAVSEPRGFRAELERCVACGKCRAVCPVFAVEGAEASVARGKLKLLTAAEEGVLDYDAELGHLIDNCLGCRLCVEACPGGVRTDELLYAARERIHHKRGRGLLALFLLRWLLPRRDVLTAVATLIGRLQHWGSRLLGLFGRPSGDKLSAGQRVQRALAGLYRLLLPLAGLSPRLVPPTLAREPFTVGRGELLNEAGSGAERWGLFVGCAVDLGYPTAAAAVVRLARLAGVTLVAPPGQVCCGLPAWGSGDRRAANQLRLRNASAFSDRHLDGVLTACASCASFLREHYDGLLEQTLTLQEFLADKLERLPLRYDEGLTITWHQPCHLARHLGLDLAEPLLERLGNYVEMAEKDVCCGGAGSYFAKFPETAAAVGERKARHIIASGADVVATACPGCAIQLEAALTRLGADVRVALLGELLVEHLPATRRPPAVADGSG